A genome region from Caretta caretta isolate rCarCar2 chromosome 22, rCarCar1.hap1, whole genome shotgun sequence includes the following:
- the MFRP gene encoding membrane frizzled-related protein, whose amino-acid sequence MGGGQGPPDPEGEECTRGAILARSCQESPPAMKDFTEITLCPDRLEQSKTEFCNPIFEPESEGAGCAPPTPHQMAGENGSSTGSSWDGLAPPAGQRLWGRAGRKHGPDCKFSWLCVALMSALLLLLLALLLGIIISQLQSSHSAGPSSATASAHHHHATTAPAGTAEPQREPPPATTPEPSCGGTLKGPEGSLSSPRYPAPYPPNTLCVWRIQVEDGLAIQLKIESLSLEGTRWCLFDRVELYEELGAASSSPWGGASRFCGDVAPPTINTNSNRLRVTFVSDNSVGALGFTAHYHAIVPSDKSCAWDEFFCDQGLCLHLGLVCDGFHDCTDKSDEANCSSRHKECGGSLTSLEGQFSTPSHPQPYPHQQLCLWQIAVPVGHVIDLQFHNFSLESQEDCTFDFVEVHDSAGTDALSLLGRFCGSQLPPVLTSSRHVMTVLFMADEGVAEDGFFATYRARNATEKTCSPLEFSCRNGECQARESVCDGWHDCPDGSDEFNCTSVSPPSFESSCQQIQVEVCLGLSYNTTSFPNIWLTIPDQQEAATMLRDYKTLMGLSCYQHLRLLICSLFVPKCTPDGGVLQPCRSVCLTAEQRCQQALSLLSILWPINCNVLPDSNDPVECFKP is encoded by the exons atgggagggggccagggcccACCAGACCCAGAGGGCGAGGAATGCACCAGGGGAGCAATTCTAGCCAGATCCTGCCAGGAATCACCCCCAGCGATGAAGGACTTCACTGAAATCACGCTGTGCCCCGACAGGCTGGAGCAGAGTAAG ACGGAGTTTTGCAATCCCATCTTCGAGCCTGAGAGCGAGGGGGCTGGCTGCGCACCCCCCACTCCGCACCAGATGGCAGGGGAGAACGGGAGCAGCACTGGATCCTCCTGGGATGGCCTCG CTCCCCCCGCAGGCCAgcggctctggggcagggcgggcAGGAAGCACGGGCCCGACTGCAAGTTCTCCTGGCTGTGCGTAGCACTGATGAGTGCATTGCTCTTGCTGCTACTCGCCTTGCTGCTGGGGATCATCATCTCCC AGCTGCAGTCCTCACACTCAGCCGGACCCTCCTCTGCGACTGCATCTGCCCACCATCACCACGCCACCAcagcacctgcaggcaccgccgaGCCACAGAGAGAGCCGCCCCCAGCTACTACACCAGAGCCCT CCTGTGGGGGGACCCTGAAGGGCCCCGAGGGCTCCCTCAGCTCCCCCAGGTACCCTGCCCCCTACCCACCCAACACCCTGTGCGTCTGGCGCATCCAGGTGGAGGACGGGCTGGCCATCCAGCTAAAGATCGAGTCACTCAGCCTGGAAGGCACAAGATGGTGCCTCTTCGACAGGGTGGAGCTGTACGAAGagctgggagcagccagcagctcccCTTGGGGAGGGGCATCCAG GTTTTGTGGGGACGTGGCGCCCCCGACAATCAACACCAACTCCAACCGGCTGCGCGTCACCTTCGTCTCGGACAACAGCGTGGGTGCCCTGGGGTTTACCGCCCACTACCACGCCATCGTGCCCAGTGACA AGAGCTGTGCCTGGGACGAGTTTTTCTGCGACCAGgggctctgcctccacctgggccTTGTCTGTGACGGCTTCCACGACTGCACGGACAAGAGCGACGAAGCCAACTGCAGCTCGAGACACAAAG AATGCGGTGGGTCGCTGACCAGCTTGGAGGGGCAGTTCTCCACCCCAAGCCACCCCCAGCCGTACCCGCATCAGCAG CTCTGTCTCTGGCAGATCGCCGTGCCCGTGGGCCATGTGATCGATCTGCAGTTCCACAACTTCAGCTTGGAGTCGCAGGAGGACTGCACCTTTGACTTTGTGGAGGTGCATGACAGTGCAGGCACGGATGCCCTCAGCCTCCTGGGCAG GTTCTGTGGCTCCCAGTTGCCGCCCGTCCTGACCTCCTCACGACACGTCATGACCGTCCTGTTCATGGCAGATGAGGGCGTGGCGGAGGACGGGTTCTTTGCCACCTACCGTGCCCGGAACGCCACAGAAA AAACATGCAGCCCCTTGGAGTTCTCCTGCAGAAACGGGGAGTGCCAGGCGCGGGAGTCGGTGTGTGATGGCTGGCATGACTGCCCGGATGGGAGCGATGAATTCAACTGCACTAGTGTCTCACCCCCCTCCTTTG aGTCCTCCTGCCAGCAGATCCAAGTGGAGGTGTGCTTGGGTCTCAGCTACAACACCACCTCCTTCCCCAACATCTGGCTGACCATCCCAGACCAGCAGGAAGCGGCCACCATGCTCCGAGACTACAAG accCTGATGGGGCTCTCCTGCTACCAGCACCTGCGCCTGCTGATCTGCAGCCTCTTCGTGCCCAAGTGCACGCCGGACGGGGGCGTCCTGCAGCCCTGCCGCTCCGTGTGCCTGACGGCAGAGCAGCGCTGCCAGCAGGCCCTCAGCCTCCTCAGCATCCTCTGGCCCATCAACTGCAATGTCCTCCCTGACTCCAACGACCCCGTGGAGTGCTTCAAGCCGTGA
- the C1QTNF5 gene encoding complement C1q tumor necrosis factor-related protein 5, translated as MKQLLFLFGLIASSIQIEDNKIPSLCSGQPGIPGTPGSHGSQGLPGRDGRDGRDGVAGTQGEKGEIGQPGVPGPRGDSGSPGMNGLTGEKGAQGECAVAPRSAFTAKRSESRSPPLADQPIRFDVVLINEQGHYDADTGKFTCEIPGVYYFAVHATVYRTSLQFDIMKNGHSVASFFQFYGNWPKPTSLSGGALVRLEPEDEVWVQVGVGDYFGFYSSIKTDSTFTGFLVYTYWQNSAVFA; from the exons ATGAAgcagctcctcttcctcttcGGGCTGATCGCCAGTTCCATCCAGATTGAGGACAACAAGATCCCGAGCCTGTGCTCTGGGCAGCCCGGCATCCCAGGCACGCCCGGCAGCCATGGAAGCCAGGGTCTTCCAGGCAGAGATGGACGTGACGGCCGGGACGGAGTGGCCGGGAcgcagggagagaagggagagaTCGGGCAACCCG GAGTCCCAGGTCCCCGAGGGGACAGCGGCAGCCCCGGCATGAATGGTCTGACTGGGgagaagggggctcagggggaGTGCGCGGTGGCTCCCCGCTCAGCCTTCACCGCCAAGCGCTCGGAGTCACGCAGCCCACCCCTGGCGGACCAGCCCATCCGCTTCGACGTGGTGCTGATCAATGAGCAGGGCCACTATGACGCGGACACGGGCAAGTTCACCTGTGAGATCCCCGGCGTCTACTACTTCGCTGTCCACGCCACCGTGTACCGCACCAGCCTGCAGTTTGACATCATGAAGAACGGCCATTCGGTGGCCTCCTTCTTCCAGTTCTACGGCAACTGGCCCAAGCCCACGTCACTGTCAGGCGGCGCCCTGGTGCGCCTGGAGCCGGAGGACGAGGTGTGGGTTCAGGTCGGGGTGGGTGACTACTTCGGCTTCTACTCCAGCATCAAGACGGACAGCACCTTCACCGGCTTCCTGGTGTACACCTACTGGCAGAACTCAGCTGTCTTCGCCTGA